A stretch of DNA from Spirosoma endbachense:
TCCGTTGCCGTCGAATACTGGTAATATCCCGACCCACCATTTTACGAATGAGCGTATCGTGGTCCATACTTTGCATATCGCCCGATTCGATCGATTTCCCATCCCGCAACACAACAAAGCGATCAGCAATCGTAAACAGCTCATCCAGTTTGTGGGAGATGTAAACAATGGCTTTATTCTCGCTTCTCAGATCATCGATGATGCCAAATAAGACTGCCACTTCGCTTTCGCTGATGGCCGATGTTGGCTCATCCATAATGATGACTTTTGAGTCAACCAGCAACGCTTTAGCAATTTCTACGACCTGTTGCTGACCAACTTTCAAGTCCGCAATCAACCTGTCGGGGTCCAGATTTAGCTTCAGTTTGTCCAGTAACTGCTGACACGTATGCCGCATGGCTTTCTTATCGAGCGTACCCCAGCGCGTGGTGATCTCGCGGCCCAGAAAGATGTTTTCCGTGATACTCAGATACGGAATCAGGTTAAGCTCCTGGTGAATGATCGTGATGCCACAATCCTGCGCATCGCGAACGGACGAAAACCGGACGGGTTGCCCATTGAACCGGATCTGACCTTCATAGTCCGGGTAAACACCCGACAGAATTTTCATCAGCGTAGACTTGCCCGCTCCGTTTTCGCCAATTACAGCGGTTACCTTCCCGGCCTGAAACTCAAGGCACACCTTGTCAAGCGCAGTTACGCCCGAAAATCGCTTGGTGATATCTTCTGCTACGAGCATGGTCGGGTTTCTAGGGCGGTGGCGGGTTTTAAGAACGCGACACGACGTAAGGAATTGAACAGGTTTACTTCACGGTGATCGGAATCACCTCCAGATTATCAAGGTGCAGGTGCTCCCGGTTCAGTTCGATTGCACCCACAAAGCTGACTTTATCCTCTTTTTTGGCGCGGTTTTTCAAACCAGGAATCACCTTCCGGCGAATGATATCGTTGATTTCCGCAGACACGTTGTTCAGATCCATCGTATTGTCGAATTCAGTGATCTGGATTAACCCGGACGCATCCCGGACCGCATTACCAAAAATGTATTCAGTAGTCAGTTTTACGGACTCACCATCGGGTAATAGAACCGTTATGTCTTCGTCGCTAATGGCGGTTATTGTCCCCTCCCCTTTCACCAGAAAATAGCGAATATTACCAATTCCCAACGCATGCGAATAGGTGGACATAGCCTTCTCTTTATCCGTTTTCAACAGAGTCATGAGCGTGGTAAAATCCGTTGCGGATTGCTGAGTCGCGGGAATCAGTTTGTTAGTCCAGAACGTTTCG
This window harbors:
- a CDS encoding DUF2291 domain-containing protein, whose protein sequence is MSSSILKNLALLVLIGVVAYNSVYVKKLDEVKKAISSNLGQAFNAATYAETFWTNKLIPATQQSATDFTTLMTLLKTDKEKAMSTYSHALGIGNIRYFLVKGEGTITAISDEDITVLLPDGESVKLTTEYIFGNAVRDASGLIQITEFDNTMDLNNVSAEINDIIRRKVIPGLKNRAKKEDKVSFVGAIELNREHLHLDNLEVIPITVK